One Paraburkholderia agricolaris DNA segment encodes these proteins:
- a CDS encoding acyl-CoA dehydrogenase family protein produces the protein MDFQHSDKVKNLQQRLNAFMDEYVYPAEAVFDAQMDAARESGNRWQPAPVIEDLKKKAKAVGLWNLFLPESKYGAGLTNLEYAPLCEIMGRSHIGAEPFNCSAPDTGNMETLVRYATPEQQEQWLLPLLDGTIRSAFAMTEPEVASSDATNIEARIERDGGDYLLNGRKWWTSGANDPRCTVLIFMGKSNPDHPNRHQQQSMILVPIDTPGVKVLRHLPVFGYDDAPHGHAEIAFENVRVPAGNMLLGEGRGFEIAQGRLGPGRIHHCMRLIGRAERALEAMCRRSLERVAFGRPIADQGVTRERIANARIMIDQTRFLVLNAAHKMDTVGNKDARQEIAMIKVAAPSMACQVIDWAMQVHGGGAVSDDLGLARAYASSRTLRFADGPDEVHRNAIAKMELGRHLGRL, from the coding sequence ATGGATTTTCAGCACTCGGACAAAGTCAAGAATTTGCAGCAACGCCTGAACGCTTTCATGGACGAATACGTGTATCCGGCCGAGGCGGTTTTCGACGCGCAGATGGATGCCGCGCGTGAATCCGGCAACCGTTGGCAGCCCGCGCCGGTGATCGAGGATCTGAAAAAGAAAGCGAAGGCCGTGGGTTTGTGGAACCTGTTTCTGCCCGAGTCGAAATACGGGGCTGGGCTCACCAACCTGGAATACGCGCCACTGTGCGAAATCATGGGGCGCTCGCATATCGGCGCGGAGCCGTTCAATTGCTCCGCACCCGACACCGGCAACATGGAAACGCTGGTGCGTTACGCCACGCCCGAGCAGCAGGAGCAATGGTTGTTACCGCTGCTCGACGGCACGATCCGCTCGGCCTTTGCGATGACCGAGCCGGAAGTCGCCTCATCGGACGCGACCAATATCGAAGCGCGCATTGAGCGCGACGGCGGCGACTACCTCCTCAACGGCCGCAAATGGTGGACCTCGGGCGCCAACGATCCGCGCTGCACGGTGCTGATCTTCATGGGCAAGTCCAATCCGGATCACCCGAACCGGCATCAGCAGCAGTCGATGATCCTCGTACCGATCGACACACCGGGCGTGAAAGTGCTGCGCCATCTACCGGTATTCGGCTATGACGACGCTCCGCACGGCCACGCTGAAATCGCTTTTGAAAACGTGCGAGTACCGGCCGGCAACATGCTGCTCGGCGAGGGGCGCGGCTTTGAGATCGCGCAAGGGCGGCTCGGACCGGGCCGCATCCATCACTGCATGCGTTTGATCGGGCGTGCTGAGCGCGCACTCGAGGCGATGTGCCGCCGCTCGCTGGAACGTGTGGCGTTTGGCCGGCCGATCGCCGATCAGGGGGTGACGCGTGAGCGGATCGCGAATGCCCGCATCATGATTGACCAGACGCGTTTTCTGGTGCTGAACGCGGCGCACAAGATGGATACGGTCGGCAACAAAGATGCGCGCCAGGAGATCGCGATGATCAAGGTGGCCGCGCCGAGCATGGCGTGCCAGGTGATCGATTGGGCCATGCAGGTGCACGGCGGCGGCGCGGTCAGCGACGACTTAGGCCTCGCGCGCGCGTACGCGAGCTCACGCACGCTGCGTTTTGCGGATGGGCCCGACGAAGTGCACCGTAATGCGATCGCGAAGATGGAGCTTGGGCGTCACCTCGGGCGTTTGTGA